The Nitrospirota bacterium genome includes a window with the following:
- a CDS encoding ABC transporter permease codes for MILDWRAIYVIYLREFKKFLRERSRLAGTLIRPMLWLLVIGGGLSGIVIGQGEITYMQFIFPGMLGMTILFASIFSTISIVWDREFGFLREILVAPISRLSIVFGKALSGTVLSTIQVILILLLFPFIGLKLNFSQILITILISIPVSFGITSLGIFIASMLESFESFNVVMNFIIMPMFFLSGAMYPVNLLPPVLKMAALINPLTYGIDAMRNIMFAKIPPPLSADFPLTVDLAVVFLTCVVTIVLAAKSFERIR; via the coding sequence ATGATTCTCGATTGGCGGGCGATATATGTTATATATCTGAGGGAGTTTAAAAAATTCCTGAGGGAGAGGAGCAGGCTTGCAGGCACACTGATCCGCCCGATGCTCTGGCTACTGGTCATTGGTGGCGGGTTGAGTGGAATCGTTATCGGGCAGGGAGAGATCACCTATATGCAATTCATATTCCCGGGAATGCTCGGTATGACCATACTATTTGCTTCTATTTTTTCAACGATCTCAATCGTATGGGACAGGGAGTTTGGTTTCCTGAGGGAGATACTTGTCGCCCCTATATCGAGACTCTCAATAGTCTTCGGGAAGGCTTTGAGCGGAACTGTGCTTTCTACTATACAGGTTATACTCATACTCTTACTCTTCCCGTTCATAGGCCTGAAACTAAACTTCTCACAGATTTTAATCACTATACTTATATCAATCCCTGTATCCTTCGGCATTACATCTCTTGGTATATTTATAGCATCAATGCTTGAATCATTTGAGAGTTTCAATGTAGTTATGAACTTCATTATCATGCCGATGTTTTTTCTCTCGGGAGCGATGTATCCTGTAAATCTTCTACCACCGGTGCTTAAGATGGCTGCATTGATAAATCCCCTTACATATGGAATCGATGCGATGAGAAATATCATGTTTGCGAAGATACCTCCACCACTCTCTGCAGATTTTCCGCTGACTGTTGACCTCGCTGTTGTCTTTTTAACCTGTGTTGTAACAATTGTTCTTGCAGCGAAATCCTTTGAAAGGATAAGATAA
- the holB gene encoding DNA polymerase III subunit delta', with translation MALKDVIGQGEAIAILERAIENQRYPHAYLFTGEEGVGKRLTALNVAKALNCNSPVQFDACDQCVSCSMAEKRLHPDIIFVEPEVGKDHEQKKEITVEQLRELEERIARRAFTGGKKVVIVNGAEKMNRFAANSMLKTLEEPPPDTLIILITTSPYALLPTIVSRCQQVRFAILKGSDIYRILIKLGYEGKDAQLLSSVSCGKVGYALSMDANDFRYRMADFLKTLSIINPINSSYRAMFSKAEELSKSQQALDGFIERGMLWFRDLMIFKSTGKFELVMNLESKENISMEDASLDEIIASLRLLYNTERISALNLNRRLAVEVLFLRLLTIMEKGYGC, from the coding sequence ATGGCATTAAAAGATGTTATAGGACAGGGGGAAGCCATTGCTATATTGGAAAGGGCGATAGAGAACCAGCGGTATCCCCATGCCTACCTCTTTACAGGAGAGGAAGGAGTTGGGAAAAGGTTGACTGCTCTGAACGTGGCAAAGGCATTAAACTGTAATTCCCCCGTCCAATTCGATGCCTGCGATCAATGTGTATCGTGCAGTATGGCAGAGAAGAGACTGCATCCTGATATTATATTTGTCGAGCCTGAGGTAGGAAAGGACCACGAACAGAAAAAAGAGATAACAGTGGAGCAGCTAAGAGAACTCGAAGAGAGGATTGCACGTAGAGCCTTTACAGGTGGGAAGAAAGTTGTCATTGTCAATGGGGCGGAAAAGATGAACAGGTTTGCAGCCAATTCGATGCTTAAAACTCTGGAAGAACCACCACCTGATACACTTATTATACTTATAACAACATCACCGTACGCACTTCTTCCAACCATTGTATCGAGATGTCAGCAGGTAAGATTTGCTATCTTGAAAGGTTCAGATATCTACAGGATACTTATTAAATTGGGATACGAAGGCAAAGATGCACAACTTCTTTCATCTGTATCCTGTGGAAAGGTTGGATATGCACTCAGCATGGATGCCAATGATTTCCGTTATAGAATGGCGGATTTTTTGAAGACACTATCTATAATTAATCCGATAAATTCTTCATATAGAGCGATGTTTTCAAAGGCTGAGGAGCTCTCGAAGAGCCAGCAGGCATTAGATGGATTTATAGAAAGAGGAATGCTGTGGTTCAGGGATCTGATGATCTTTAAATCAACTGGTAAGTTCGAGTTGGTCATGAATCTTGAATCCAAGGAAAATATATCTATGGAGGATGCATCACTCGATGAGATTATAGCATCATTGAGATTGTTGTATAATACTGAGAGAATCTCTGCGCTAAATCTTAACAGGAGATTGGCTGTAGAGGTTTTGTTTTTAAGACTTTTAACGATAATGGAGAAAGGCTATGGATGTTAA
- the metG gene encoding methionine--tRNA ligase — protein MRKFYVTTPIYYVNDVPHIGHTYTTIAADVLARYYRMRGKDVFFLTGTDEHGQKVEKAAKEKGHAPKEHADAMVVNFKDLWQRLNISNDAFIRTTDEQHKKTVQEILQALYQKGEIEKRTYTGWYCTPDERFWTEKETIDGNCPECGRPVEHISEENYFFLMGKYQKRLIEYIEDNPRYILPETRKNEVLGFLRSQHLGDLCISRPRSRVSWGIPLPFDEEFVTYVWFDALVNYYSATKYLAPQITVKSQESRVRSQKETLNSQLSTLNSDSWWPSDHHLVGKDILTTHSIYWSIMLMALDLPLPRNIFAHGWWTIQGRKMSKSLGNVVDPNRIIKKFGADPLRYFLLREVPFGLDGDFSEDSMIKRINTDLANDLGNLLSRSLTMIEKYREGIIPPDRDRDRERRIQELFDTLPNSFEVFFERLEFHHALTQLWVVINGINEYVDKTAPWKEKYPGTLSNTLYTIAESLRLIALYLFPFMPSTAENIWKQLGIKDTISKIDFETAKDWGGLMPETKIEKGEHLFPRIGPSPLAQGDIFGSGVRYE, from the coding sequence ATGAGAAAATTTTATGTCACTACACCCATATACTATGTAAATGATGTGCCACATATCGGGCATACATATACGACAATCGCTGCAGATGTGCTTGCCAGATATTATCGAATGCGGGGTAAAGATGTATTCTTTCTCACAGGCACGGATGAACATGGTCAGAAGGTAGAGAAGGCAGCAAAGGAGAAGGGGCATGCTCCAAAGGAGCATGCCGATGCAATGGTGGTAAATTTTAAAGACCTCTGGCAGAGGCTCAATATATCTAACGATGCCTTTATACGCACAACAGACGAACAACACAAAAAAACAGTTCAGGAGATACTTCAAGCCCTCTATCAGAAAGGCGAAATCGAAAAGAGGACATATACAGGTTGGTATTGTACCCCTGATGAACGGTTCTGGACAGAGAAAGAGACAATAGATGGTAACTGTCCTGAGTGCGGTCGGCCTGTTGAACATATCTCTGAAGAGAATTATTTCTTTCTTATGGGTAAGTATCAAAAGAGACTAATCGAATACATAGAGGATAATCCACGATATATACTACCAGAAACCAGAAAGAATGAGGTGCTTGGATTTTTGAGAAGTCAGCATCTCGGAGACCTCTGTATCTCAAGACCACGCTCCCGAGTCTCATGGGGAATACCACTTCCCTTTGATGAGGAATTTGTCACATATGTCTGGTTCGATGCCCTTGTAAACTACTACTCAGCAACAAAATACCTTGCACCGCAGATTACAGTCAAGAGTCAAGAGTCACGAGTCAGGAGTCAAAAAGAAACTCTCAACTCTCAACTCTCAACTCTCAACTCTGATAGCTGGTGGCCTTCAGACCATCACCTCGTGGGGAAAGATATTCTTACTACACACTCTATCTACTGGTCTATTATGCTGATGGCACTTGATCTCCCACTACCCAGAAACATCTTTGCCCATGGATGGTGGACAATACAGGGGAGGAAGATGTCGAAATCCCTCGGTAATGTGGTTGATCCGAATAGAATAATTAAAAAATTTGGTGCAGACCCACTCCGGTATTTTCTTCTCAGGGAAGTGCCTTTTGGGCTTGATGGGGATTTTTCAGAAGATTCGATGATAAAACGCATAAACACAGACCTAGCCAACGATCTTGGAAATTTATTAAGTCGTTCCTTAACAATGATAGAAAAATATAGAGAGGGAATAATACCACCAGATAGAGATAGGGATAGAGAGAGGAGGATTCAGGAGTTGTTTGATACTCTCCCGAATAGCTTTGAGGTTTTTTTTGAAAGGCTTGAGTTTCATCATGCCCTTACTCAATTATGGGTTGTTATAAACGGGATAAATGAATATGTGGATAAGACTGCTCCATGGAAGGAAAAATATCCAGGCACCCTCTCTAACACACTTTACACTATAGCTGAATCCTTGCGCCTCATCGCACTCTATCTTTTTCCCTTCATGCCATCTACGGCAGAAAATATCTGGAAACAGCTTGGCATAAAGGATACTATAAGCAAGATAGATTTCGAAACAGCTAAAGATTGGGGTGGCTTAATGCCAGAGACAAAGATAGAAAAAGGAGAGCATCTCTTTCCAAGGATAGGCCCTTCGCCTTTGGCTCAGGGTGACATTTTTGGGAGCGGAGTTCGCTATGAATGA
- a CDS encoding M28 family peptidase: MVVKFYLAHVKRCAGDIRQMVVESQEASFRHTHEPFMLKFIIVMEIQSRLKKTVYVLSQEIGSRGYLQIRQLEQTADYITEELTSYGYDALFQPYKYQGNTYKNIIAEIKGKKTPEKILIVGAHYDTIMGTPGADDNASGVAGMLETARLLYNRNLDKTVRLVAFTLEEPPLFRSRYMGSYQYAKSLRDKNEAIEGMLSLEMIGYFTDRPKSQYFPLPFFKWFYPDKGNFIALVGNFSSKRFISRVKTAFKRGTELPIESLSAFTCVPGVDFSDHRSFWKFNYNALMVTDTAFYRNLHYHGISDTLETIDYARMAEVVAGLTTAIEALAEG, encoded by the coding sequence ATGGTTGTCAAGTTTTATTTGGCTCATGTCAAAAGGTGTGCTGGAGACATAAGGCAAATGGTGGTAGAAAGCCAAGAAGCATCTTTCCGACATACACATGAACCGTTTATGTTAAAATTTATCATAGTGATGGAGATTCAATCCAGATTAAAGAAGACCGTCTATGTGCTCTCTCAAGAGATCGGCTCAAGAGGTTATTTACAGATAAGGCAGTTAGAGCAGACAGCAGATTATATCACTGAAGAGTTAACCTCTTATGGCTATGATGCATTATTCCAGCCTTACAAATATCAGGGAAACACTTACAAAAACATAATTGCTGAGATAAAAGGCAAAAAGACACCTGAAAAAATCCTGATTGTAGGAGCCCATTACGATACGATTATGGGAACCCCTGGCGCAGATGACAATGCCAGTGGAGTTGCGGGGATGCTTGAGACTGCAAGGCTCTTATATAACAGAAATCTCGATAAAACTGTGAGGCTTGTGGCATTTACCTTGGAAGAGCCTCCTTTATTCAGAAGCAGATATATGGGTAGTTATCAGTATGCAAAAAGCCTGAGGGATAAAAATGAGGCTATAGAAGGAATGCTGTCCCTTGAGATGATAGGGTATTTTACAGATAGACCAAAGAGCCAGTATTTCCCTTTACCTTTCTTCAAGTGGTTTTATCCCGACAAAGGGAATTTTATAGCACTTGTAGGAAATTTTTCCTCAAAGAGGTTTATATCGAGGGTTAAAACTGCCTTCAAAAGGGGCACAGAGCTTCCTATCGAATCCCTCTCCGCCTTCACCTGTGTACCCGGTGTAGATTTTTCTGATCACAGGTCTTTCTGGAAATTTAACTACAACGCCCTGATGGTAACTGACACTGCGTTTTACAGAAATCTCCATTATCATGGAATTAGTGATACTCTGGAGACCATTGATTATGCCCGTATGGCAGAGGTAGTTGCAGGACTTACAACCGCAATAGAAGCCCTTGCGGAAGGATAG
- a CDS encoding UbiA-like polyprenyltransferase → MGLLGKIAIYLEMIKFPHTVFALPFAFMGAVLAARGIPDWDKILWITIAMVGARSSAMGFNRLTDRHIDAMNPRTSKRALPMGLVTPREVILFITFFSFIFIYATYRLNPLAFSLSPVALVIVFFYSYTKRLTWMSHIFLGIALSLAPAGAWIAVRGAIDMPAIILGIAVVFWLVGFDILYALQDIDFDRKAGIHSIPQLIGIKKSLLASRFAHIATATFLFFLYPLMDLGVIYLSGVLIVVALLIYEHSLVKEDDLSRLDVAFFNMNGYISITAFVFTLIDILTGSPQLSEIIKVIK, encoded by the coding sequence ATGGGTCTTTTGGGGAAGATCGCTATATATCTTGAGATGATAAAGTTTCCCCACACGGTTTTTGCGCTTCCCTTTGCCTTTATGGGTGCTGTCCTTGCCGCAAGAGGTATACCGGACTGGGATAAGATATTGTGGATAACCATAGCAATGGTCGGTGCAAGATCCTCAGCGATGGGATTTAACCGCCTTACAGATAGACATATAGACGCCATGAACCCGAGAACCTCTAAGAGGGCGTTGCCGATGGGACTGGTAACCCCCCGAGAGGTAATCCTCTTTATAACATTCTTTTCATTTATCTTCATCTATGCCACCTATAGATTAAATCCACTTGCATTCAGCCTTTCTCCAGTAGCATTGGTCATAGTTTTCTTTTATTCCTACACAAAGCGTCTTACATGGATGTCGCATATCTTTCTTGGAATTGCCTTAAGTCTTGCACCTGCTGGAGCGTGGATTGCTGTGAGGGGTGCTATTGATATGCCTGCCATCATCCTTGGCATAGCTGTTGTGTTCTGGCTCGTTGGTTTCGATATTCTATACGCCCTTCAGGATATTGATTTTGACAGAAAGGCAGGGATTCACTCAATCCCACAGCTAATCGGCATAAAGAAATCCCTTCTTGCTTCAAGGTTCGCACACATCGCTACAGCAACTTTTCTATTCTTTCTCTATCCACTCATGGATCTTGGAGTCATTTATTTGTCAGGTGTATTGATAGTTGTGGCACTTCTCATTTACGAACACTCCCTCGTCAAAGAAGACGATCTCTCCCGTCTGGATGTAGCCTTCTTTAATATGAATGGTTATATAAGTATAACTGCCTTTGTTTTCACCCTCATCGATATTCTAACCGGATCCCCTCAACTCTCCGAGATTATAAAGGTTATTAAATGA
- a CDS encoding DUF5615 family PIN-like protein encodes MKLLLDEDISPQIATLLRQKGIDAVSVHEIGRTGLTDQEQLEYSALEGRCFATRNRNDYILLTRQFFASNIPHKGVLIVSSSYRLNNFTGIAEAIAGYASGWGEEPMDYLFDFV; translated from the coding sequence TTGAAGCTCCTACTTGATGAAGATATAAGCCCGCAGATAGCAACTCTCCTGCGACAGAAGGGAATAGATGCTGTGAGTGTGCATGAAATAGGACGCACAGGGTTGACAGATCAGGAGCAGTTGGAATATTCGGCTTTAGAGGGGCGATGCTTTGCGACCAGAAATAGAAACGACTATATTCTCTTAACGAGGCAGTTTTTTGCCAGCAATATTCCACATAAAGGTGTACTGATAGTTTCGTCATCCTACAGGTTAAATAACTTTACAGGGATTGCAGAGGCAATTGCTGGATATGCTTCAGGATGGGGAGAAGAACCAATGGATTATCTATTTGATTTTGTGTAA
- a CDS encoding DMT family transporter, with product MLWIFYSFISAFTLSTADALSKKALSRFDEYIIAWTRVAFAAPLLTVILFFIEIPELDATFWMVTAMLLPLEIGAKIMYIKAIKASPLSLTIPFLAFTPVFLILTSFIFLGEIPNLYGVIGILLVVAGGYTLNIQEFKEGIFEPVKAVFKEKGSLYMLIIAFVYSITSNLGKIAILHSTPLFFGAIYYVIVAIVFTPVALWRSQEMRNLNFFRDNYSRIIFPLIGIAITLSIFAHNLAIVLTNVSYMIAVKRTSMLFSVGYDYFIFEERKIMGRLVGCVIMIVGVGMIMVYG from the coding sequence TTGCTCTGGATTTTTTATTCGTTTATCTCTGCATTTACACTATCAACCGCAGATGCCCTCAGCAAAAAGGCATTGAGTCGATTCGATGAATATATCATCGCATGGACGAGGGTAGCCTTTGCAGCACCATTATTGACTGTTATCCTTTTCTTCATAGAAATCCCCGAACTTGATGCTACCTTCTGGATGGTTACGGCGATGCTCCTTCCACTTGAGATAGGCGCAAAGATAATGTATATAAAGGCAATAAAGGCATCACCACTCTCACTGACCATACCATTTCTCGCCTTCACCCCTGTCTTTCTGATACTTACATCCTTTATATTTCTCGGTGAGATCCCGAACCTCTATGGCGTTATCGGGATACTCCTCGTTGTAGCTGGAGGATACACATTGAACATACAGGAATTCAAGGAGGGTATATTTGAACCTGTTAAAGCAGTTTTCAAAGAGAAAGGCTCTTTATACATGCTTATCATAGCGTTTGTATACAGTATCACATCGAATCTCGGTAAGATAGCGATACTTCACTCAACACCTTTATTCTTCGGCGCAATCTACTATGTTATAGTGGCAATTGTATTTACACCTGTTGCATTGTGGCGTTCACAGGAGATGCGGAATCTCAATTTCTTTAGAGATAACTACAGCAGGATAATCTTCCCTCTGATAGGGATAGCTATAACCTTGAGTATCTTTGCTCACAATCTTGCGATTGTCCTTACGAATGTCTCATATATGATTGCAGTAAAGAGGACAAGTATGCTATTCAGTGTCGGATACGACTATTTCATCTTCGAGGAAAGGAAGATAATGGGCAGGCTCGTGGGATGCGTTATAATGATTGTAGGCGTTGGAATGATTATGGTATATGGGTAA
- the ricT gene encoding regulatory iron-sulfur-containing complex subunit RicT, producing MDVNTDTKERKCLEKEAFVFCREKINEKVIPMHLVGTEYSKEDGKLIFYFTAEERIDFRELVKDLANKFKTRIEMKQIGVRDEARFIGGVGSCGRALCCTSFLKNFEPVSIKMAKKQDLVLNLAKISGLCGRLMCCLSFEYGVYDEIKKDKEKMIFKDDLCQTETVINMEDTCEAPPKIQDSLVTPDVVLSPEKSIDSQESVKTGDKKQDGFSGRENRLKRKRRHRKRRL from the coding sequence ATGGATGTTAATACCGATACAAAAGAGAGAAAATGTTTAGAGAAAGAGGCGTTTGTCTTCTGTCGCGAAAAGATAAATGAGAAAGTAATTCCTATGCATCTTGTAGGAACAGAATACTCAAAGGAAGATGGCAAACTGATATTTTATTTTACTGCTGAGGAACGGATTGATTTTCGTGAACTTGTAAAAGACCTTGCGAATAAGTTCAAGACAAGAATCGAGATGAAGCAGATAGGTGTGAGGGATGAGGCGCGATTTATCGGAGGAGTCGGCAGCTGTGGAAGAGCCCTCTGTTGCACATCATTCCTTAAGAATTTTGAACCTGTATCAATCAAGATGGCAAAGAAACAGGATCTGGTGCTTAATCTTGCAAAGATATCTGGCCTCTGCGGTAGGTTGATGTGTTGTCTTAGTTTTGAATATGGTGTATATGATGAGATAAAGAAAGATAAAGAGAAGATGATTTTTAAAGATGATCTCTGTCAGACAGAGACAGTGATAAACATGGAGGATACATGCGAGGCGCCCCCAAAAATACAAGATTCTTTGGTAACCCCAGATGTGGTATTGAGTCCAGAGAAATCTATCGACTCTCAAGAATCAGTTAAGACAGGAGACAAAAAACAGGATGGATTCAGTGGTAGGGAGAATAGGCTCAAGAGAAAACGCAGGCACAGAAAGAGACGATTATGA
- a CDS encoding DNA methyltransferase, with protein MTKEQKFYNALKDIFVGAKVEGESGYINLMRIKSRYYEKGVFPKLQGDIEKATEHFPEFKEELFDKLYTFFESYFSESGSIYFRYTPIHKNVYEKVYTDDKDVMLFWKTHMLYYVKTDRLFKNLEVDVDGYKFFFDVSTLQHKRANEKRDIIFEFKEKRRDRVPIFNVSYSERGKKTKLDEILRSVNREGIDVDEDILERAFRVFEKQSEVDYFINKNAKDFLKEQFNIWLYQYVFPSHRGVRGVGESEWTEKRIKQLQVLKDIAFKIINFISQFEDELVKIWNKPKFVLNSNYVITLDRIAEKDKDLKLIVEILKHENFNNQVKEWRALGIVDDDFKVENVFENSPSVKGCQAKPDGVVFPFSEGVAVRRTDGVVKWNELPFNPQLKERAKELRKAGNLSEVLLWNQVKNKQFLGLDFDRQKIIGNYIVDFYCKNLGIVVEIDGISHDGKIEYDKQRDDYLKSLGLKVIHILDTDIKSNLSGVIEFLKREIANTPSFGHPSIRGEHPVPSGHPSLRGEFRHLPIDTKYFKDLELEILGLFDDLDNSLDGWLIKSENYQALNTILPKFKEKVQTIYIDPPFNKEQDADYFYSVKYKDADWITILENRLHHAKTLLDSKGSIFVRCDYNGNMYVRLLMNEIFGEENFRNEIGISRSGIQKEAKNKFLVAIESLFYWAKNEEVKPKEIYEHRETDWLSFVHYPGERQQNKERIVFGCKLLPPEGRHWGIDQELIDEWLKRGWIRFRCKKCGYEHYEGEWEHCAKCNSNKYVAEIKNPPKKVDSNWTNIQSYSQDPDFPTRNAEELLKRVIESTSNEGGLVMDFFLGSGTTTAVAHKLGRKWFGVEMGEHFYSVVLPRMKKVLAYDKSGISKEKDVKEKYNENNAGGFFKYYELEQYEDTLRKVRYEDTDLFDSPHQDPYNQYVFMKDLKMLEALEVDYENNKVKVDLTKLYPELPRQNSSDTPSQKGNIDIPETLSNLLGKWIKKIAPDYVEFEDGERIDLKDLDYKIIKSLIWW; from the coding sequence ATGACTAAAGAGCAAAAATTTTATAATGCTTTAAAAGATATATTTGTTGGCGCAAAGGTTGAGGGCGAATCTGGCTATATCAACTTAATGCGGATCAAGTCACGATACTATGAAAAAGGCGTCTTCCCGAAACTTCAGGGAGATATTGAAAAGGCCACTGAGCACTTTCCCGAATTTAAAGAGGAACTTTTTGATAAACTCTATACCTTTTTTGAATCATATTTCTCTGAAAGTGGGTCAATTTATTTCAGATATACCCCAATTCATAAAAATGTCTATGAGAAAGTTTACACAGATGATAAAGATGTGATGTTATTCTGGAAAACTCACATGCTTTACTATGTTAAGACAGACAGGTTGTTTAAGAATCTTGAGGTTGATGTAGATGGATATAAATTTTTCTTTGATGTTTCGACCCTACAGCATAAAAGGGCAAATGAAAAAAGGGATATAATTTTTGAATTTAAAGAAAAAAGGAGAGACAGAGTACCTATATTTAATGTTTCATATTCAGAAAGAGGTAAGAAAACAAAGTTAGATGAAATTTTAAGGTCTGTAAACAGGGAAGGAATAGATGTTGATGAGGATATTTTAGAACGTGCATTCAGGGTTTTTGAAAAGCAAAGTGAGGTTGATTATTTCATAAATAAAAATGCAAAAGACTTTTTGAAAGAGCAGTTTAATATCTGGCTTTATCAATATGTTTTCCCCTCTCATAGAGGGGTAAGGGGTGTTGGTGAAAGTGAATGGACAGAAAAAAGAATAAAGCAACTTCAGGTTCTGAAGGACATTGCCTTTAAGATCATTAATTTTATCTCTCAATTTGAAGACGAACTCGTAAAGATATGGAATAAGCCAAAGTTTGTTTTGAATTCCAACTATGTGATAACCCTTGATAGGATTGCTGAAAAAGACAAAGACTTAAAATTGATAGTGGAGATATTGAAACATGAGAACTTTAATAACCAGGTGAAAGAATGGAGAGCGTTAGGAATTGTAGATGATGATTTTAAAGTAGAAAATGTTTTTGAAAATTCCCCTTCTGTGAAGGGGTGTCAGGCAAAGCCTGACGGGGTAGTATTCCCCTTCTCAGAAGGGGTGGCAGTCCGAAGGACTGACGGGGTAGTTAAATGGAACGAATTACCCTTTAATCCACAGCTTAAAGAAAGGGCTAAAGAATTACGAAAGGCAGGGAACTTATCTGAAGTTTTGTTATGGAATCAAGTAAAAAATAAACAATTTCTCGGTCTTGACTTTGATAGGCAGAAAATTATCGGAAATTATATTGTTGACTTTTATTGTAAAAATTTGGGTATTGTTGTAGAGATTGACGGTATAAGTCATGATGGAAAGATAGAATATGATAAACAAAGAGATGATTATTTAAAAAGTCTTGGGTTAAAAGTTATTCATATACTTGATACTGATATAAAGAGTAATTTATCAGGCGTAATTGAATTTTTGAAGAGAGAAATTGCTAACACCCCGTCCTTCGGACACCCCTCTATAAGAGGGGAACACCCCGTCCCTTCGGGACACCCCTCTTTAAGAGGGGAATTTAGACACTTGCCGATTGATACAAAATACTTTAAGGATTTGGAGCTTGAAATTTTAGGTCTGTTTGATGATTTAGATAATTCCTTAGACGGCTGGCTGATAAAGAGCGAGAATTATCAGGCATTAAATACAATTTTGCCAAAGTTTAAAGAGAAAGTGCAGACGATTTATATTGATCCACCGTTTAATAAAGAACAGGATGCAGACTATTTCTATTCAGTGAAGTATAAGGATGCTGATTGGATAACAATATTGGAGAATAGACTGCACCATGCTAAAACTTTGTTAGACTCTAAGGGAAGTATCTTTGTAAGGTGTGATTACAACGGGAATATGTATGTAAGGCTTTTGATGAATGAGATTTTTGGTGAGGAGAATTTTAGGAATGAGATTGGAATAAGCCGTTCAGGGATTCAGAAAGAAGCTAAGAATAAGTTCTTGGTGGCAATTGAATCCCTATTCTATTGGGCCAAAAATGAAGAAGTTAAACCAAAAGAAATATATGAGCACAGGGAAACTGATTGGTTATCATTTGTTCACTATCCAGGGGAAAGACAACAAAATAAAGAGCGTATCGTTTTTGGCTGTAAATTGCTCCCGCCAGAGGGCAGGCATTGGGGAATAGACCAAGAACTCATAGACGAGTGGCTAAAACGTGGATGGATCAGATTTAGGTGCAAAAAATGTGGATATGAACATTATGAAGGTGAGTGGGAACACTGCGCCAAGTGCAACAGCAATAAATATGTAGCTGAGATAAAGAATCCTCCTAAAAAAGTGGACTCAAATTGGACAAATATTCAAAGTTACTCTCAGGACCCAGATTTCCCTACTAGGAATGCAGAAGAGCTCCTGAAGCGTGTCATAGAATCTACCTCCAACGAAGGCGGACTTGTTATGGATTTCTTTTTGGGCAGTGGCACTACAACAGCAGTAGCCCATAAATTAGGTAGAAAATGGTTCGGTGTAGAGATGGGAGAACATTTTTATTCAGTAGTTTTACCGAGAATGAAGAAAGTTTTGGCTTATGATAAATCTGGAATTTCAAAAGAAAAGGATGTTAAAGAAAAATATAATGAAAATAATGCAGGTGGTTTCTTCAAATACTACGAACTGGAGCAATACGAGGATACTTTAAGAAAAGTAAGATACGAAGACACGGACCTTTTTGATAGTCCTCATCAAGACCCTTATAACCAGTATGTTTTTATGAAAGATTTAAAGATGCTTGAGGCTCTTGAGGTTGATTATGAAAATAACAAAGTCAAAGTTGATTTGACAAAGCTTTATCCTGAACTACCCCGTCAGAATTCGTCTGACACCCCTTCACAGAAGGGGAATATAGATATCCCTGAAACTCTCTCGAATCTTCTTGGTAAATGGATAAAAAAGATTGCTCCTGATTATGTTGAGTTCGAAGATGGCGAAAGAATTGACCTGAAGGATTTGGACTATAAAATCATTAAATCTTTAATATGGTGGTAA